Proteins from a genomic interval of Chloroflexota bacterium:
- a CDS encoding tetratricopeptide repeat protein, with amino-acid sequence MKPMWTSYGGRARSGALPEAHDLATALARVERWTLPLGILLLFAYPNPLTPLGFALVAASIVLQIVRGGVFARLAPVDPWLLLLALGTGVGFVVAHEPGAAMLRLTGVVGALATFYAVRGYAQDQRHLGQAAAACGVAAAVGILAVLALLRGMLPDSPVTALLSPFLAPFSVFPGVTGDTLEVNARFTVHQYGLAHVLLLAASFAVAAAALGPDRRYVISGGLVLLGLLPLLLASQARGAFLALALAGTVVAAHRTRLAWIIPPAAVGFMYVLLQRGTISRGVESEWLNQRLGYWTGTVALLGDMPLTGAGLGMRTLAEVFAWYHQLPDPYQVSHTHNVVVQAYGEQGLLGAVGMAGLLIVGTVISLRGLRRARGPRRWLVGAAAGAFIGSAIYGMTDQVVSNNLSLALTLAMLAVTVSADRIWAPVRPPVPAATSARSRLGTMSAGRLAAAGALAIVALAGLAALAPRWISGIYLNAGSTQLLAAVLDRSRDADLRAARLARADDWLTQAVTWNSRNLPALRNLAWVKTLRHDLPAATSILETAYRPSLTPFERAQLARVSSEAGLVTLTVRLYREGEDEPRLKALAEKLWSGRRYHDAALAYAALIDLDPDQAEYISNFAKVVLDGGGDDGDALSALMTAVARKPESARNLSRQLVLTGEPFRRNEKRGGGNFKAAKFWFSLAAQVDPTYDRPRVELGSIHFYQGMYEEAAAYFQEARRLDPRNASTMHQIAESYLKLGRTSEAVQYYEQGVALAPRRAQLHLNLARAYVVAARREDAIRELHVALALPGNDDDQRQAQAEARTELQRIEAGG; translated from the coding sequence GTGAAGCCGATGTGGACGTCGTACGGTGGGCGGGCTCGATCTGGTGCCCTGCCTGAGGCTCACGACCTCGCAACCGCGCTCGCGCGGGTCGAGCGCTGGACGCTCCCGCTCGGCATTCTGCTGCTGTTCGCCTACCCGAACCCGCTGACGCCACTGGGCTTCGCCCTGGTGGCTGCGAGCATCGTGCTCCAGATCGTGCGTGGCGGGGTGTTCGCCCGTCTGGCTCCGGTGGACCCGTGGCTGCTGTTGCTGGCCCTTGGGACGGGCGTCGGCTTTGTGGTGGCGCACGAGCCGGGCGCGGCCATGCTGCGCCTGACCGGCGTGGTTGGCGCGCTCGCGACGTTCTACGCCGTGCGCGGATACGCGCAGGACCAGCGCCACCTGGGTCAGGCGGCGGCGGCCTGCGGCGTCGCGGCGGCGGTCGGCATCCTGGCGGTACTGGCTCTCCTGCGCGGCATGCTGCCAGACAGTCCCGTGACAGCGCTGCTCTCGCCGTTCCTCGCGCCGTTCTCGGTCTTCCCGGGCGTGACGGGTGACACGCTCGAGGTCAACGCGCGCTTCACCGTCCACCAGTACGGCCTGGCGCACGTCCTGCTGCTGGCGGCGTCGTTCGCGGTGGCCGCTGCCGCGCTCGGCCCGGATCGCCGCTACGTCATCAGTGGCGGGTTGGTGCTGCTGGGACTGCTGCCCCTCCTGCTGGCCTCACAGGCGCGCGGTGCGTTCCTGGCGCTCGCGCTGGCCGGGACCGTTGTCGCGGCGCACCGGACCCGTCTGGCCTGGATCATCCCGCCGGCGGCGGTCGGCTTCATGTACGTCCTGCTGCAGCGCGGCACGATCTCGCGCGGCGTCGAGTCGGAGTGGCTGAACCAGCGGCTGGGGTACTGGACCGGGACCGTCGCGCTGCTCGGCGACATGCCGCTGACGGGCGCGGGCCTCGGGATGCGGACGCTGGCCGAAGTATTCGCCTGGTATCACCAGCTGCCGGACCCGTATCAGGTCTCCCACACCCACAACGTCGTGGTGCAGGCCTACGGCGAGCAGGGGCTGCTGGGGGCCGTCGGGATGGCTGGGTTGCTGATCGTGGGGACCGTCATCAGCCTGCGTGGGCTGCGGCGGGCGCGGGGGCCGCGGCGCTGGCTGGTCGGCGCGGCGGCTGGCGCATTCATCGGATCAGCCATCTACGGGATGACCGATCAGGTGGTCTCGAACAACCTGAGCCTCGCGCTGACGCTGGCGATGCTGGCGGTGACGGTCTCGGCGGATCGGATCTGGGCGCCGGTGCGTCCGCCAGTTCCGGCGGCCACGAGCGCGCGCTCTCGCCTCGGCACGATGTCGGCTGGCCGTCTGGCAGCGGCTGGCGCGCTCGCCATCGTTGCGCTGGCCGGGCTGGCAGCGTTGGCTCCCCGTTGGATCAGCGGCATCTACCTGAACGCCGGCAGCACACAGCTGCTCGCCGCCGTGCTCGACAGGTCACGGGACGCCGATCTGCGCGCCGCGCGGCTGGCGCGCGCCGACGACTGGCTGACGCAGGCCGTCACCTGGAACAGCCGCAACCTGCCGGCCCTTCGCAACCTCGCCTGGGTCAAGACGCTGCGTCACGACCTGCCGGCTGCCACGTCGATTCTCGAAACGGCGTATCGCCCGAGCCTGACGCCCTTCGAGCGCGCCCAACTGGCGCGCGTCTCATCGGAAGCCGGCCTGGTAACGTTGACCGTTCGCCTCTACCGTGAAGGTGAGGACGAGCCACGGCTCAAGGCGCTGGCCGAGAAGCTGTGGAGTGGCCGGCGCTACCACGACGCGGCGCTGGCCTACGCGGCGCTGATCGACCTGGACCCCGACCAGGCCGAGTACATCTCGAACTTCGCCAAGGTGGTGCTCGACGGCGGCGGCGACGACGGCGACGCACTCTCGGCGCTGATGACCGCCGTGGCCCGTAAGCCGGAATCGGCGCGGAACCTCTCACGGCAGCTCGTCCTGACCGGTGAGCCGTTCCGACGCAACGAGAAGCGCGGCGGCGGCAACTTCAAGGCCGCGAAGTTCTGGTTCTCGCTGGCGGCCCAGGTCGACCCGACCTACGACCGCCCGCGGGTCGAGCTGGGCTCGATCCACTTCTACCAGGGGATGTACGAGGAGGCTGCCGCCTACTTCCAGGAGGCGCGCCGCCTCGATCCGCGCAACGCCTCCACGATGCACCAGATCGCCGAGTCGTATCTGAAGCTGGGGCGAACGTCCGAAGCGGTCCAGTACTACGAGCAGGGCGTGGCGCTTGCGCCGCGGCGGGCGCAACTGCACCTGAATCTTGCACGTGCTTACGTTGTGGCAGCGCGCCGTGAGGACGCCATCCGCGAGCTTCACGTCGCGCTGGCCCTGCCGGGCAATGACGACGATCAGCGGCAGGCCCAGGCCGAGGCTCGCACCGAGCTTCAGCGCATCGAGGCTGGCGGCTGA
- a CDS encoding c-type cytochrome: MGWRGPSRVSLGAMAAGVLIVAASIGAQPARAFPPDQVSRGEGVWNRICSECHGPDSTNVDAPLLLRPDSLRRFPNAAAAHKYVSESMPNETPGSLAQEEYWDVIAYLLASYGVGEGDAPLGPETAANVPTRAGGTRGAPAAKPAGEPAAKPSGDPAAQPEGEAEGEGTPAP, encoded by the coding sequence GTGGGGTGGAGAGGACCGAGTCGGGTCTCGCTTGGGGCGATGGCGGCGGGCGTGCTGATCGTGGCGGCGAGCATCGGTGCGCAGCCAGCGCGGGCGTTCCCGCCGGATCAAGTGTCGCGCGGTGAGGGCGTCTGGAACCGCATCTGCTCCGAGTGCCACGGACCGGACAGCACCAACGTCGATGCACCGCTCTTGCTGCGGCCCGACTCACTGCGGCGCTTCCCGAACGCGGCGGCGGCCCACAAGTACGTCAGCGAGAGCATGCCGAACGAAACGCCCGGCTCGCTGGCCCAGGAAGAGTACTGGGACGTGATCGCGTATCTGCTGGCGAGCTACGGCGTGGGCGAGGGTGACGCACCGCTCGGACCGGAGACCGCCGCGAACGTCCCGACGCGGGCCGGTGGGACGCGCGGCGCTCCGGCTGCCAAGCCGGCCGGCGAGCCCGCCGCGAAGCCATCTGGCGACCCGGCCGCCCAGCCCGAAGGCGAGGCCGAGGGCGAGGGCACTCCCGCCCCCTGA
- a CDS encoding TrkA family potassium uptake protein, with product MYIIVAGGGKVGFYLARELIAQGHEVLLIEKSASRCAQIAAELGNVVQRGNADEASVLADAGTNRAEVMVAVTGDDEDNLVICQVAKRRFNVPRAIARINNPKNEDIFRLLGIDATVSSTDLIMSVIEQEIPEQALVPLLRLRHADVEVVDITLPKDSSLTGVALRELRLPPDSLIAFVIRGGESIFPTGNTTLRAGDEILALTRPKHEEDLRKLFFARSGAAGPPRPR from the coding sequence GTGTACATCATCGTCGCTGGCGGCGGGAAGGTCGGCTTTTACCTGGCGCGCGAGCTGATCGCCCAGGGGCACGAGGTGCTGCTGATCGAGAAGAGCGCGTCACGGTGCGCGCAGATCGCGGCTGAGCTTGGCAACGTGGTGCAGCGCGGGAACGCCGATGAGGCGAGCGTGCTGGCCGACGCCGGCACCAACCGGGCCGAAGTCATGGTGGCTGTCACGGGTGACGACGAGGACAACCTTGTCATCTGCCAGGTGGCGAAGCGGCGCTTCAATGTGCCGCGCGCCATCGCCCGCATCAACAATCCGAAGAACGAGGATATCTTCCGCCTGCTCGGCATCGACGCCACGGTGAGCAGCACCGACCTGATCATGTCGGTCATCGAGCAGGAGATCCCCGAGCAGGCGCTGGTGCCGTTGCTGCGGCTGCGCCACGCCGACGTCGAGGTCGTGGACATCACGCTGCCGAAGGACTCATCGCTGACGGGCGTGGCGCTGCGCGAGCTGCGCTTGCCGCCTGACTCGCTGATCGCGTTCGTGATTCGGGGAGGCGAATCGATCTTCCCGACCGGCAACACCACGTTGCGGGCCGGCGACGAGATCCTGGCGCTGACTCGCCCGAAGCACGAAGAGGATCTCCGGAAGCTCTTCTTCGCCAGGAGCGGCGCGGCCGGGCCTCCCCGGCCGCGCTGA
- a CDS encoding TrkA family potassium uptake protein, giving the protein MYVIIMGCGRVGARLANLLVDAGHEVLVMDTSPPAFDRLGRSFPGSTMVGNGIDHDDLIRAGIERADAFAAVTQGDNRNIMAAQVAKHVFKVPHVVTRIYDPIRQDTYQALGLDAISPTVIGAQVFFDMLTGNAPRGGE; this is encoded by the coding sequence ATGTACGTGATCATCATGGGGTGCGGACGCGTCGGCGCCCGCCTTGCCAACCTTCTCGTCGATGCCGGGCATGAGGTGCTGGTGATGGACACCAGTCCGCCAGCATTCGACCGGCTCGGGCGCAGCTTTCCAGGCTCCACGATGGTCGGAAACGGCATCGACCACGACGATCTGATCCGTGCCGGCATCGAGCGGGCGGACGCCTTTGCGGCGGTCACGCAGGGCGACAATCGCAACATCATGGCGGCGCAGGTCGCCAAGCATGTGTTCAAGGTGCCGCACGTCGTGACCCGCATCTACGATCCGATCCGCCAGGACACGTACCAGGCGCTCGGCCTGGACGCCATCAGCCCGACGGTCATCGGCGCGCAGGTCTTCTTCGACATGCTGACCGGCAACGCGCCGCGCGGGGGGGAGTAG
- a CDS encoding universal stress protein gives MNHATRILVPINGNPSDEEALELACETARRSKAQVYAIHVIEVKRTLPLDAELREEAERGEDLLNLAEQVGERLGVTVHTDLLQARDVGSAIVDEVLERGIDLVVLGIIYKKRFGEFDLGQTVPYVLKHAPCRVWVCRQPLP, from the coding sequence ATGAATCACGCGACTCGTATCCTGGTTCCAATCAATGGGAACCCCTCGGACGAAGAGGCCCTCGAGCTTGCCTGCGAAACAGCGCGGCGGTCGAAGGCCCAGGTCTATGCGATTCACGTTATCGAGGTGAAGCGCACGCTGCCGCTGGACGCCGAGCTTCGCGAAGAGGCTGAGCGCGGCGAGGACCTTCTCAACCTCGCCGAACAGGTCGGCGAACGGCTGGGCGTGACTGTCCACACAGACCTGCTCCAGGCGCGCGACGTTGGTTCAGCGATTGTTGACGAGGTCCTTGAGCGAGGCATCGATCTTGTGGTGCTCGGGATCATCTACAAGAAGCGGTTCGGGGAGTTTGACCTCGGACAGACCGTGCCGTACGTGCTCAAGCACGCCCCTTGCCGTGTGTGGGTGTGCCGCCAGCCGCTACCCTGA
- a CDS encoding Sir2 family NAD-dependent protein deacetylase — MAALLAGATRIVAFTGAGMSTESGIPDFRSPGGVWDRNKPIEYAQFLAHSEARRETWRRGLETYPVVAAAVPNAGHLALVELERRGQLLAVVTQNIDGLHVKAGHQRQSVIELHGNAHSVRCLSCDMEAARTLVHRRVLAGEAEPACVDCGGILKPTTISFGEPMPRRPLTAAERAIRASDLVLVIGSSLVVRPAADLPLLATRLGKPVVILNQTPTPLDDRATLVVRAKAAEILPAAVALAAAPA, encoded by the coding sequence ATGGCGGCCCTCCTGGCGGGCGCCACGCGCATCGTGGCGTTCACCGGCGCAGGTATGAGCACCGAGTCCGGGATTCCCGACTTTCGGAGTCCCGGCGGCGTCTGGGACCGCAACAAGCCGATTGAGTACGCGCAGTTTCTCGCGCACAGCGAGGCGCGCCGCGAGACGTGGCGTCGCGGCCTGGAGACCTATCCGGTCGTCGCGGCGGCCGTCCCCAATGCGGGCCATCTGGCGCTGGTCGAACTGGAGCGGCGCGGCCAGTTGCTGGCCGTGGTCACGCAGAACATCGACGGATTGCATGTGAAAGCCGGTCATCAGCGCCAGAGCGTCATCGAGCTGCACGGCAACGCGCACAGCGTCCGCTGCCTGAGCTGCGACATGGAGGCGGCGCGGACCCTCGTACATCGGCGGGTGCTGGCCGGCGAGGCCGAGCCGGCCTGTGTCGACTGTGGCGGCATCCTCAAGCCGACGACCATCTCGTTCGGAGAGCCGATGCCGCGCCGCCCGCTGACGGCCGCTGAAAGGGCGATCCGCGCCTCAGACCTCGTGCTGGTGATCGGGTCGTCGCTGGTGGTGCGCCCGGCCGCCGACCTGCCCCTGCTGGCGACCCGCCTGGGCAAGCCGGTCGTCATCTTGAACCAGACGCCGACCCCGCTCGACGACCGTGCAACGCTGGTGGTGCGGGCGAAGGCGGCGGAGATCCTGCCGGCCGCTGTCGCTCTCGCCGCAGCCCCGGCGTAG
- a CDS encoding ATP-dependent 6-phosphofructokinase: protein MVAGQLRRVGVLTAGGDCPGLNAVIRAFVKTAESHYDWDLVGILDGFEGLCGPNGTRPLRGDDVRGILTQGGTILGTSNRGNPFAFRRMIDGTEQTVDLSAEVVQRLKDLDIGGLVVIGGDGSMRIGLQFQKLGVPIVGVPKTIDNDLAATDVTFGFDTAVATATDAIDRLRSTAEAHHRVMIVEVMGRNAGWIALEAGLAGGGDVILLPEIPFRLERVAQAIEDRNRRGRTFSIVVVAEGAHPVGGAPIAMRIGPDGFPRLGGVGVWLADELGQRIKHEVRATVLGHTQRGGTPTPFDRVLATRLGCAAAWLVGQGDWGKMVAVRGAEIVPVPLEDAVRTAKLVPPQGERVQTARYIGVSFGD from the coding sequence ATGGTAGCTGGGCAGCTTCGGCGCGTCGGCGTCCTCACGGCCGGTGGCGACTGCCCCGGACTGAACGCCGTCATCCGGGCATTCGTGAAGACCGCCGAATCTCACTATGACTGGGATCTCGTCGGTATCCTCGATGGGTTCGAGGGGCTGTGCGGACCGAACGGCACGCGTCCCCTCCGCGGCGATGACGTGCGGGGCATCCTCACGCAGGGCGGCACGATCCTCGGCACCAGCAATCGGGGCAACCCGTTCGCCTTCCGCAGGATGATCGACGGGACCGAGCAGACCGTGGACCTGTCGGCTGAGGTGGTCCAGCGCCTCAAGGATCTCGACATCGGCGGCCTCGTCGTGATCGGCGGCGACGGCTCGATGCGTATCGGACTCCAGTTCCAGAAGCTGGGCGTGCCGATCGTTGGCGTCCCGAAGACCATCGACAACGACCTTGCCGCGACGGACGTGACCTTCGGGTTTGACACCGCCGTCGCCACCGCGACCGACGCCATCGACCGCCTGCGCTCGACCGCTGAAGCGCACCACCGCGTGATGATCGTCGAGGTGATGGGGCGCAACGCCGGCTGGATCGCGCTCGAAGCGGGCCTGGCTGGCGGCGGCGACGTCATCCTGCTCCCCGAGATCCCGTTCCGTCTCGAGCGTGTCGCTCAGGCCATCGAGGACCGCAACCGGCGGGGCCGCACCTTCAGCATCGTCGTGGTCGCCGAAGGCGCGCACCCGGTCGGCGGCGCGCCGATTGCCATGCGGATCGGCCCGGACGGCTTTCCGCGCCTGGGCGGCGTCGGCGTCTGGCTGGCGGACGAGCTGGGGCAGCGCATCAAGCACGAGGTCCGCGCGACAGTTCTCGGGCACACCCAGCGCGGCGGCACCCCGACGCCGTTCGACCGTGTGCTGGCGACGCGGCTCGGCTGCGCGGCGGCCTGGCTGGTCGGGCAGGGCGACTGGGGCAAGATGGTCGCCGTGCGCGGCGCGGAGATCGTGCCGGTGCCGCTCGAGGACGCCGTCCGAACGGCCAAACTGGTGCCGCCGCAGGGCGAACGCGTGCAGACGGCGCGGTACATCGGCGTGAGCTTCGGAGACTGA
- a CDS encoding zinc ribbon domain-containing protein has translation MPIYEYRCGACSRRSSLYFQTFSAAERAEPRCEHCGSADVSRLVSRVAILKSEESRLEDMSMDADLAGVDENDPRSIARWARKMGEQLGEDVGDDFREMVDQLEAGETPDDAPAAGGYGGDDLGGFGGLSGPGRLDASFPAAGPTDEG, from the coding sequence ATGCCGATCTACGAATACCGTTGTGGCGCGTGCTCGCGCCGCTCCAGCCTCTACTTTCAGACGTTCTCGGCCGCCGAGCGCGCCGAGCCGCGTTGCGAGCATTGTGGCTCCGCCGACGTCTCGCGGTTGGTGTCGCGGGTGGCCATCCTCAAGTCGGAGGAGAGCCGGCTCGAGGATATGTCGATGGATGCGGACCTCGCCGGTGTGGACGAGAACGATCCGCGCAGCATCGCGCGGTGGGCCCGCAAGATGGGTGAGCAGCTCGGCGAAGACGTCGGAGACGACTTCCGCGAGATGGTCGATCAGCTCGAAGCAGGCGAGACGCCGGACGACGCGCCGGCCGCCGGTGGCTACGGCGGCGACGACCTGGGCGGGTTTGGTGGCCTGAGCGGTCCTGGCCGCCTGGACGCGAGCTTCCCGGCCGCCGGCCCGACTGACGAAGGCTGA
- a CDS encoding helix-turn-helix transcriptional regulator, whose amino-acid sequence MSIGKAVRDLIEARGLRPAEVADRLGGKRNRATFYRLLSGETNDPRVSTLLEICSALTTSPSELLQLAGLLQYQERSLKLIDVELRQAFGEMQQLDEEDKRLCLALLRGVIDLRAQRTEARPRRRASRLLQKV is encoded by the coding sequence ATGTCTATTGGTAAGGCCGTTCGGGATCTCATTGAGGCGCGTGGACTGCGCCCGGCTGAGGTCGCAGACCGGCTCGGTGGAAAGCGAAACCGAGCGACGTTCTACCGCCTGTTGAGCGGCGAGACGAACGATCCCCGAGTGAGCACGCTGCTCGAGATCTGCAGCGCGCTGACCACCAGCCCCAGCGAGCTGCTCCAGCTGGCTGGCCTGCTCCAGTACCAGGAGCGCTCGCTCAAGCTGATCGACGTCGAGCTGCGACAGGCGTTCGGCGAGATGCAGCAGCTGGACGAAGAGGACAAGCGGCTCTGCCTCGCGCTGCTGCGAGGCGTGATCGACCTGCGCGCCCAGCGCACCGAGGCGCGGCCGCGGCGGCGCGCTTCGCGACTTCTTCAGAAGGTCTGA
- the thiL gene encoding thiamine-phosphate kinase, giving the protein MSDSSPQPSPRVSPDSSLTVSALGEFGLISRLARVLAPAGRDPLQPEATGTMGIGDDAAVWQPTPGAQQVLTTDALIEDVHFRHRTTGWRDLGWKALAENVSDIAAMGARPTRAFVTLGLRAETLVADLEELYRGLADLDRALAEAGRHHWDPAERLGVSVAGGDTVSSPFTLISVTVVGEVSGPGLRRAAGQPGDVLAVTGTLGGSSGGLSLLEAGGDSLAVQPADAVTAELLASHRRPVPRVVEGLVAVGAGLRCGMDLSDGLLGDAGKLAYASGLSALLDYERLPLSPALIRQFGEAQARALALAGGEDYELLVAGPPGTVAATSRELERRGLPPMTVVGRLAAGRPGQVSVVDGRGAPVPTPRGSWDHFRQGGPTV; this is encoded by the coding sequence GTGTCCGATTCGTCGCCCCAACCGTCGCCCCGTGTGTCGCCCGATTCGAGCCTCACCGTCTCCGCGCTTGGCGAGTTCGGCCTGATCTCCCGGCTTGCCCGGGTGCTCGCGCCGGCCGGCCGCGACCCCCTGCAACCGGAAGCCACCGGCACGATGGGGATCGGGGATGACGCGGCGGTCTGGCAGCCCACCCCGGGCGCACAGCAGGTGCTGACCACCGATGCGCTGATCGAGGATGTGCACTTTCGGCATCGCACGACGGGCTGGCGCGACCTCGGGTGGAAGGCGCTGGCGGAGAACGTCAGCGACATCGCCGCGATGGGCGCGCGGCCGACCAGGGCCTTCGTCACGCTGGGGTTGCGGGCGGAGACCCTCGTGGCTGACCTTGAAGAGCTGTACCGGGGCCTTGCCGACCTTGACCGTGCGCTCGCGGAGGCCGGCCGCCACCACTGGGATCCGGCCGAGCGGCTCGGCGTCTCCGTGGCCGGCGGCGACACCGTGTCCTCGCCGTTCACCCTGATCAGCGTGACCGTGGTGGGCGAGGTCAGCGGGCCGGGGCTGCGCCGAGCAGCCGGACAGCCGGGCGACGTCCTGGCCGTGACGGGGACGCTCGGCGGGTCGAGCGGGGGCCTGTCGCTGCTCGAAGCGGGCGGCGACAGTCTGGCCGTGCAGCCGGCCGACGCCGTCACCGCCGAGCTGCTGGCGAGCCACCGTCGCCCGGTCCCCCGTGTGGTCGAGGGGCTGGTGGCGGTGGGCGCCGGGCTGCGCTGTGGCATGGATCTGTCGGACGGGCTGCTTGGCGACGCCGGCAAGCTCGCCTACGCCTCCGGCCTGAGCGCCCTGCTCGACTACGAGCGGCTGCCACTGTCGCCGGCGCTGATCCGCCAGTTCGGCGAGGCGCAGGCCCGTGCGCTGGCGCTCGCGGGCGGCGAGGACTACGAGCTGCTGGTCGCCGGGCCGCCTGGGACGGTCGCCGCGACCTCGCGGGAGCTGGAACGCCGCGGCCTGCCGCCGATGACAGTGGTCGGGCGGCTCGCGGCGGGGCGGCCCGGTCAGGTCAGCGTGGTCGATGGGCGGGGCGCGCCCGTGCCGACGCCGCGCGGCTCATGGGACCATTTCCGCCAGGGCGGCCCGACGGTATGA
- the tsaE gene encoding tRNA (adenosine(37)-N6)-threonylcarbamoyltransferase complex ATPase subunit type 1 TsaE, producing the protein MTMHLEIVSHSAEQTRRIGLALGEAAEPGDTLLLDGEFGVGKTVLVQGLAAGLGVRGTVASPSFVLMVQHQGRLTLFHVDLYRLDGRLDDEMLDSLDDWRAAGGVCAIEWPDALPGDLRAGATIIRIEATSEDERRLTIDSDAPHLIAALRTATEAR; encoded by the coding sequence ATGACGATGCACCTGGAGATCGTATCCCATTCAGCCGAGCAGACCCGCCGGATCGGGCTGGCGCTCGGCGAGGCCGCCGAGCCGGGCGACACGCTGCTGCTCGACGGCGAGTTTGGGGTCGGCAAGACGGTGCTCGTGCAGGGGCTGGCCGCCGGACTCGGCGTCCGCGGGACGGTCGCCAGTCCGTCGTTCGTGCTGATGGTGCAGCACCAGGGCCGCCTGACCCTGTTCCATGTCGATCTGTATCGTCTCGACGGCCGCCTGGACGACGAGATGCTGGACAGCCTCGACGACTGGCGCGCAGCCGGCGGCGTCTGCGCCATCGAGTGGCCCGACGCCCTGCCAGGCGACCTCCGGGCAGGCGCCACCATCATCCGTATCGAGGCGACCTCCGAAGACGAGCGTCGGCTGACCATCGACTCGGACGCGCCGCACCTGATCGCCGCCCTGCGAACCGCCACGGAGGCACGCTGA
- the tsaB gene encoding tRNA (adenosine(37)-N6)-threonylcarbamoyltransferase complex dimerization subunit type 1 TsaB — protein sequence MLLAIDTSTTRAGIALYDGDVLAEVVWQAGRDHGRHLMPLVEQTLLRVGRRAADLTGVVAARGPGSFTGLRVGLSVARGLQLGLGIPLYGVGSLDVLANGLPPMTYPVQAVLAAGRGRFATARFEHDGHCWTQVSEVVGVTLDSLVRLASSGLCCVVGDLDAAARAALAELGERVYVAPPALSVRRPAVLAALGWWRLNHNVPPSADEGEPIYLVRQ from the coding sequence GTGCTGCTGGCCATCGATACGTCCACGACGCGGGCGGGCATCGCGCTCTACGACGGCGACGTGCTGGCCGAGGTTGTCTGGCAGGCCGGTCGGGACCATGGCCGCCACCTGATGCCGCTCGTCGAGCAGACGCTGCTGCGTGTCGGACGCCGGGCCGCCGACCTGACCGGCGTCGTGGCGGCGCGGGGGCCTGGGTCATTCACGGGGCTGCGGGTCGGCCTGTCTGTCGCTCGGGGGCTGCAGCTTGGCCTCGGCATCCCCCTCTACGGCGTCGGCTCGCTGGACGTGCTGGCGAACGGTCTGCCGCCGATGACATACCCGGTGCAGGCCGTGCTGGCGGCCGGACGAGGGCGGTTCGCCACGGCCCGCTTCGAGCATGATGGCCACTGTTGGACCCAGGTGAGCGAGGTCGTGGGGGTCACGCTTGATTCCCTGGTACGCTTAGCCAGTAGTGGCCTGTGCTGCGTGGTCGGGGATCTCGACGCAGCGGCGCGCGCGGCCCTCGCGGAGCTGGGCGAACGGGTGTACGTGGCCCCGCCGGCCCTCTCGGTCAGGAGGCCGGCCGTCCTCGCAGCGCTGGGCTGGTGGCGATTGAATCACAACGTCCCACCATCTGCCGACGAGGGCGAGCCAATCTACCTTGTCCGGCAGTAG
- the rimI gene encoding ribosomal protein S18-alanine N-acetyltransferase: MRIEHIPVVSAIERRCFAQPWPQNAYRREIQTNKSAHYFVVRLVEPNSSAPMVEAPKPAGSEPGLFVRLSRMLRGPTEPTPSPALESELRSIVGYAGLWLMTDEAHITTIAVDPDFQGNGLGELLLVSLIDCAKQIGARWLTLEVRVSNDVAQRLYEKYTFKEMGLRRRYYSDNNEDALVMWTDPIDSDTFRDTLQRNRDALTRRLGLYD, translated from the coding sequence ATGCGGATCGAGCATATCCCCGTGGTCAGCGCAATCGAGCGCCGCTGCTTCGCACAGCCCTGGCCGCAGAACGCGTATCGCCGCGAGATCCAGACCAACAAGTCGGCGCACTACTTTGTGGTCCGGCTGGTCGAGCCGAACAGCAGCGCGCCCATGGTGGAGGCCCCGAAGCCGGCTGGCAGCGAGCCGGGCCTGTTCGTCCGGCTGTCGCGGATGCTGCGCGGCCCCACCGAGCCGACGCCGTCGCCGGCGCTGGAGTCTGAGCTGCGGTCCATCGTCGGGTACGCCGGCCTCTGGCTGATGACGGACGAGGCGCACATCACCACCATCGCCGTCGATCCCGACTTCCAGGGCAACGGCCTGGGCGAGCTGCTGCTGGTCTCGCTGATCGACTGCGCGAAGCAGATCGGCGCGCGCTGGCTGACCCTCGAAGTGCGCGTGTCCAACGACGTCGCGCAACGGCTCTACGAGAAGTACACCTTCAAGGAGATGGGGCTGCGTCGGCGCTACTACAGCGACAACAACGAGGATGCGCTGGTGATGTGGACCGATCCCATCGACTCGGACACGTTTCGCGATACGCTCCAACGGAACCGCGACGCTCTCACCCGAAGGTTGGGACTGTATGACTGA